The DNA segment cgtcatcccccccccccccccgatcctCCTCGTGGCCTTGGGTCGATCTGATATTTCCTGCTAAGAGAGCGCTCCCCTACCTCTTTGAGTACGGTGCCTCGATACAGCTCAAATGAAGGCGCCTTACCTTTGCATGGGCAAGACCATCGCTACCTTAGAGATAGTTCCTTTTGGTGAAGCTCCGACGGGCTAGTTTCGAGTCGGATATATGTTCTGTGCCcgacaggcacgtagccagaaattttttttcggaggggcccgaggcagttgtatagggcaaagccgggggggggggggggggggggtaggtgcCCGGGCTTCCCCTTGGATACGTCCCTGGTGCCCGACCATCCGCTTCTCCCTGTGCTAGAGCTAAGGCGACCCTGTTCCTACTGTTGTTGCTGGTCTGCAGTTATTGACCCACCCGAGGAAAACCTAGACGACGATCCGAACTTACGTGGATGCCTTTACTCCGGAAAAACTTGTGGGgtggcgacccccccccccctttacgtACCGGAGTTCCCGACGAGCGCCCCCTTCCGAAAACGGCGCTCCTTGGTGGCAATGATTTTGTCATGTAGGCAGCAAACAGCGAAATGGTCTAAAGTTTTTCAGTCTTTCTCACATTACCTATTTTATGGACCAGCTGCATTTTGCTACTAGTTCCACACTCCGGTAAGCTGTCATTCAGCATATCCGCAGTCACGAGATCTTTCCCCGCTACGTTTCCTCAATTTTATTGCTTGcgagcagacttcacatcccccTTTCTCTGGTCACGCGCAGCACCGTGACCAAACTACCACGACCAGCGGCTCCTGCAGGCTTTTAACGACGGCATTAATTTTTTTCATCACGCGAGCTCGCGAGCTTGTCTTATCCGCCTTGCGTTTGCGTTCACAAGGAGCCACGCACACTTCGTTGATTAACCTCGCAGCCAGCACCGATTACCACTGCTACATTCCCGAGACGCTTCACCATATTCTCAGCGAACTCGACACGCGCAACAGCTTCAGGTGCTGGCCACTTTCCTGGCACACGCCGGCAGCCTGCCGTTTTGCTTCACGAAGCTATTCAGGGCCCCTAAACCGGCACTATAACCTCAAGGAATGTTAGAATCACCAAATGGAGGCAACTCACTGTTTTTAGAAAGCAGACTCCTATACATGCACGCAGTCTTTGTATCCCCGTCCTCGATTACATTTCCTCTTCCCCACGTTGGCTTGGAATAACCTTCTGCGCTCCGCCCAATGCCACGGCCACTATAGGAGGCCACATGTTCGGCGACCATCACACAGAGTGAAACTCTACCTACCCACTTAATCCAGCGACCCTAATCTTGGGTGAAGTTTTCTCTTCCACCTCTTTCTATGTTCAGTAGCCATTAAACGTCCCAGCAGTTGAAAGTGCTTCACAAATGTGCAGTGCTTCCTTGAGGCCGGACCTGACCTTGTATAATAAGGTTGCGATCTCTCTTGTTCAACAGATTCAGTCATTCGGTCAGACCCTTCCACTCTCAACGAATTGCAAAACACAAGCAGCTTGATATACTTGTTGCACTCATAACCAGCACACCAAATGAACTCGCATGAACATTTCAGAACACGAATTCTTTGTACTCTATTTATTGAAAGATTCTGGTCATACTAATCAATATCTGCACAGAACAAATAAAAGCAAATGCAGTTGCAGCTGGAACCCCAAATCTCAATGCTTTCCATTTCAGCACAGGGCTCAAGAAAAAGTTgattttttcaaaaacatttcATACAAGGATGAGAAACAAGCATAAGCAGTAGGGATCTTACTACCAATGAAGCAGGCTACCATAATTAACTACAATGCTATTCACAGGCCACAACCTACATGCAAATTTAAAGGTGCACATCACAATGGCAGGAAGCTTTATATAAAAAGACCTGTGCCAACATTATGCCGCAGTTACACCAACTCAGAAGAAACAATAGGTTGCCACTATTAAAAGAAACAAATGCTGCAGTGTTGCACCTGGAACTCTGTACAGCACTACAAGCAGTGCAAAACAAATGCAGTACTTAATAGCACCCATAACACTGCAACAAACTGGATGCGCATAACCGTTAAGTTTGGCACGTCAAGAAAATGTTTGATAGACTATTGATCTCACGggaaaaaaaatagtaaaactGATGCTGCAACAAAATGAAATGACAACAATAAACGTCTGAACCAAGATCTTATATTAAAAAGTATGTTCTTTAACTGCATAACGCAAACAGCTAACTAGCACTCCAACTATTATGTTACTGCTCTACACCTGAAATTGAAGCTTGATTACTCTACATTACTGCTCCTGGAATGTCCTGCGGTAAGTGAATTCCAACAGCATTCCTAACCTAGGACCAACTGGCAGCCCTACAACTACACACATACCACaggtacacacacatacacacacacccaataaaaaaaatatcacaaGAAGATCCACGTGCAGGACACCACAAGGAGATTACCAGACGACAACTGCAGTCTTAAAATCAACTGTACAAGTGACAAGACATCTGGTAGCAAAGTACTTAAAACAACTAAAATCAAGCACTGGAGGAAACAAAAGTGCTTAAAAATGGCATTCCACATTTGATAGCACCTCTTAAACCAATGTGCCACAGTTGAGACATATTTTGTAAAATGCTCTTCATGACTAGTCAACCCCCTTCGCCCCGCATAACAATATGCCAACACTTGAAATGCTCCAGGATGCACAAGTGGACTAACAATTTACTTGCAACTAAAAGCTGTCCTGTCATGATGGTCTTAACGCAAAAGCTACCGACAGAAAATGCAGCACGATACCGGAGACATTTGCACTAAGAGACAATGAGATTGCACGTGAATGTGACGACATGAGTGTCAACATGAGATGTGCCATGGCAATATTATTCGTTCCCAAGTGCAGGGCTGACAGGGCAGTAATCATCCAAGAGATCAGTAGCTGCCACCCAACAGGCAGAATTGGACAGGGTCTCTCGGATGCATCCAGCACCTTAGCCATACAAGGCACCTGTGATTGCTGCAGGTTTATTCCCGTTTTAATACCATATATAACATGGCACTAGCCTGCATGTTTTCTGCAGCCAATGTTTGCATGCATCACATACAACATAGCATGCTcctgctttttctttcttacaaTAAACAGCTCCATTGCATAAAAAGACTAAAAGGCTTAAATGAGTACCCTCGGCTACAACTGCTCAAGGTGGATTGCCATAAAAGCCCAAGCCCTTCAGTGAATTTTAATGTGGTGTCCAATAAATAGCGTGTCACAACAGACAGACTCTGCAGCACAACAGAGGCTCAGTGTTCTTGATGCCTTGGAGTCTACTTCTTTGCAGCCTTCTCTTTCACCGTgcgcacagcaacagcagctacCAGGGCAGCACCACGACCGCTACCATCTTCAGAAAGCATGAGGTCAAACTGTAATGAACAAAAAAGATAGATGTGAGTTGCAGCTAACCTTGCTTTATCAACGCAACTTAATGTATAAGTAGTACCTATGAAACAAGTAAGCAGCATCTCAAAGCCAAATAGTATGAAGGTACTCAGCCCCAATCACATGGCAGTCTCCCCTCCTCCTAAATGCACACCCAGGCTTCATGATGATTCCGGCTGCTCTTATCAGGAACTCTGAATGATTATCCATATTCCTGCAGTAGCTCATAAGACTATGACACCAGTGCATAATAGCTGATTGATGTACACATGGTCTTACAATTAGTATGTCAAGTGCCCCACTTCCACTCTGGCAAGCATAGCGTAATATGTGCTGTGAAAATATCTGCAAATCTTTACCCAAGGTGAAGAATGAAGGTGCAACAAAATTCAGGCTGAACATTAAGCTAGTATTATTATACGGTGCACCAAACATGTTATCAGCATCAAGCATTTACAAAAGCGTGTAAGACTGAAAAAAGTAACTTACTTTATACTGTGGGTTGGCAAGTTCGGCAATTTTGGCCTCCATGAGTGCGTGGAATCGGGGGTGGAATCGGTAAACAGATCCATCAACGCCCACAGTAGTGTGGGGTCTCTTCATTTTGTTAAGGATTGTGGCCACAGCAGCAGATACTAAGTGGGCAGCACGTGATGACACACGGGAACAGATGAGCTTCAAACATTCACAGTCTTCATCTGTGCCAACCATATCCATCTTCACCAATACGCTGTGGGCCTCATCATAAACGCCACGGGGTTCGCTGCACAGACACACCATGACATGTTAATGGGAAGTCCATGAAGAGTCAAATCACGGAAGTGGACAGCTAAGGTGCCTTACACCCAAACAGACTACCATTCATCAGAGCACATAGCAAGCTTAAAACCTGCTGCAATTTGAAAGCTTCCAACAGAGCCTATTGCTTTTCTGTTAAAGCCAGTACAAAAATTAAGCGGTAAAAACACTGGACCAGGTATGAAAGACTTAAGTTTTCACTACATGAAAGGAAGTAGCCAACGCCTCTGCGCTGCACCTTGGCAACATTTGCCATCAAATAATACCGTAACAGCATATATGACACCAAAGTCCCGTCAGTTTTCAATCCTGGCTATGTTCCTATATTTAGTAAGGAATGCACTAAAGAAACAGTGGCCACCAGTGAAACAGACAATTACTAATAAACACAACAGAAAGATAGCTTCTGGTGACCATGTAAGCAATAATGCAAGTGGCCAGATATGAACCTGGGATCAAGAGGATTAGATCGCAAAAAATGGCATGGTATTAAAACAAATGTTGGATAGGCTAATGTCTTTATTAAGTAGTCACAATTACTCAGAAGTCTCTTTTTAAAGGTGACTGACAACCCTAAACCATTGGTTCTACGCAAAGAGGTAAAGCTCTTACCTCTCAATTTGAGAAATGTACTTTGTCTTGAACAGGTAGGGGGTCTTCATTTTTTCAGAGAGCTTGGAGCTGAACATCAAGTTTTCTTCGGCCAAGTGCACCAAGACACGCCGCACGAGCTCACCCATGTACATGCCAGAAATCATCTTTTCAAACCTAAAGAGCAGCAAAACAGAAGGAGGGAGGACTGCTTTCAGTAAAGAAGGCCAAGTTATGAATTGAGATTGAGCGAAAGTTGCATACTGTTTAATATTACTCACAACTGCTTGCCAGGGTTGAGTGATGCTGAATCAATCTCCCTGTCATATCGGGTGCGCACAAATTCCAAGGACCCATGGTCCCCAAATGCACCCCACTCCGTGTTGATGATGACCTGTCGAGGTTCCTCATTATCTCCATCCCAAAGTTCCACATTCTCCAGTTTCTCCATGTAGCATGCATTTGTTCCAGTTCCTAAGAAAATCATGAAATGTTAGCCGAGCACCCCATTGCATGCGAGAAGTACAATGCACACAAGGAAAAAGCACTTTTCCATCACAAAAAGACCAATAAGCTAACAAATATATAGCTGGTCAAGCCAATATGCCAGAAATTATGTGCACATTCAGTCAAAGCATTCACAATGATTGCATGTTCACAAAGATAAGAGGGACATAAAACCAATTAGTCGAAACTTACCAACAATGAGCCCCAGTCTGCATTGCTTGTTTTTGTGAGCACATGACATTAAAGTTCCAGTTGTGTCATTAACAACAGCCATTACATCAATGTCGATGtcctgaaagaagaaatgaacacTGGAACTTGATATAAAGGTCCAGAAAAAGTTCTGGCAGATTTACAACAAGAAGTTAGAGCAAATAATTTTGGTATAATGTATAGGTTCAGAACAAACAATAAAACACTGCCCAGATTGAGCAGTGGAGCATTCTTGATACATGTATACAGCAGACTTTCAAATCTGCCAATGTCGGGCAGCAAGTTGCACTACATAaaaagtttattttaaactgaAGACTTCAAGCTGTCACACGGAACACAAGCATGGTACTGTTACAAAGCTAGGCATGCAAGTCAGAGCTTTGCAGCTAGGTGCCTGCCACATAACAGCAGCCATGCacagtcaaaagaaaaaaaaagtgacccACCTTCCGCTTCTTGATGGCGTTCCTGAGGAGATGTACTACATCTTCATTCTCAACGCCACTACATTTGAAACCTTTGGTCCAGTGAACCAGTCGGGCTACTGTGAGGCCCTCTTGCCGGCAGGGAAAGCTAAACGTAAAGCCCAAAGGAAGCGGCTTGTTTTTTACTTTGTACTTGTCCATAAACTTGGACAGGCAGTCAGCTATGTGGTCGAATAACTGAAAGAGAGTAATGCAGAGTTCAGCACACTTCGAGTGCACAACAGAAAAGGTTGTATGATGAACCATGCACTTGTCTAATACAGAGGCAAATATATTGCACCGGTTCACAAAAAAAGATCATCCAGTACCATCTCGGATAGTCATTTAAAGCAGCCAGGAACACTTCCATTTGTTAATTAGAATTAGTTGACTAAACCTGAACTCGTGAAGATGAGAAAAaacttcaaaatgaaagctgcaACACACACAGACTTTGCATGCTGCAGAAACTGGCAAGCTAATGCCTTCGCTACAAACAAAAGCTGTTGCACACAAACAATAACAATGTCAAAAATAAGGCCTCACGATGGGCAATTGCAGCCAATTCCATAAGTTAAGTGCCCTAACATGATCAAGAAAGAGAAATTAGGCAAAAGcagaaatacaagaaaacatACCTCTTCACCAGTTCCAAGCATAATTTCTTGCGGAATGGCATAGATTTCATTCTGCATGCTAAATCGATCACCATCGATGTCAATGAGTAGAACCCTGAAGTTCGTGCCCCCTAAATCCAGGGCCAAGAACGTTCCACCTTCTGGAATGTTTGGGAAAGCCCATATCAGTACAACAATCCTTACACATATAGGCACTAGGTCTGCAAGCAAGCATGACAGAACAATTACACTCACCAGAACCGTTGGGGACATCCCGTACATATGTAACGAACATTTTGACTTCTGCCGATTTGTGAGTTTCTTTTCCCAGGCCTTTGTTGAATTCATCAAGAAGCTTAGCAGATACTTTTTGCAATACATCATTAGGGAGCTCGAGGTCACGGGTCATGGCCTCAACCTACAAAAGAAGAATTGGAAAAAAATGCCCTTATGAACAACTGCTTCCTGTAACATCCAGTGCACAAAACAAGCATACACAAATACCAACAACTGACAACTAAGGTATAAGGACTGGTCTAGCAAGGCAAGCTTCACTGTTTTGCAGCAATAAGCGAATACAAGGAAACAGCATTTTTAAAGCATAATAACGGTAATGCGAGTAGTTTTTAATTTAATAAACTGCTTTCCTTTACCACCAGATAAACGAAATGTGCACAGAATTGTGATTGGGTCAGTGCGTGCTATTGCAAGAATGTCATGGTTTTGCCGCAAAGCACACAGTCATGCCGGAAAGCCAGCTTTTCGGACTAGCAAAAGTAAAAAATTTGTGGCGTATAGACCTCTCCATTGGGAGAGGAGGATGTCAAAACGCTCCTTCTCTGGGCTGTTGCAACCggttccgctgccgcttccactCCGCTAGTGTGGGGCGCGCACAACAGCCCAGCAAGCAACGTGGCGACACCCAAGGAGTCCTTATTGCAAAGGTCATAAAAGGCGCAGACACGATATTCACTGCAcattattgtagcgatagctacattgcagtagcgtttcgagccttcagcgtggcggtggaacgtgaacgtggcggcgccgccaccgccacgtgtttggtcacgtgaccagccacgtggtaccgagcagttgctgctgccggcggtgcggcgcgccggcgaaaccgagctgcaacacatgtgcgcatgcgcagtgggacgaagatgaagatagtttatgggggatttaacgtcccaaagcgactcaggctatgagggacgccgtagggaagggctccggaaatttcgaccacctggggttcttttacgtgcactgacatcgcacagcacacgggcctctagaatttcgcctccacgaagatgaaggaacgcccagtgaaactgAGCGGCGAAAGGCTTCGaaagactttgcaattcaactgagcgagttccactcggccagatgtagctatcgcgtcactccaggtttaaccggagctaaaccaccgtcaatttttttatttatttttctctgtcCACACTTAATACATGTCAGTGACACTGCACTGTACAATAGCTGGGGATAACAATTATCCCCCTCAAGACGGAGCCTTGAGTAGAGAGGATGACAGCAGCCGACATTTTAGTAACCAGTACACGAAAAACGGCCTTCGGCACGTTTTCTAGAGGCAAAGCTGGCACTTACGTCACAGAATTACGATGCTGAACATATGATTCACAGCAGAGCGATCAGTGTTATAGAAATAAAATACTCGAAAGCAACATCTAGTACAAAAGAACACATGATATTGGGAAAGGCAATGTCTGTTCCTGGTGGGGGTGGAAAAAACCTGCTTCGAATATTCCTACGACGCGACGCGCCGAGTTCGCGCCACACATCACAGCAGGCATGACAGCCTGTTTTGCTGCAAAGCTAGTATCACTAAGACAGGGCGACTGCAAACCAACCATTTCATCAAAGGCAAGCGCCGTGCACTAAAGCCTGATCATACGCATTTACTGCCTCCATAACTGACGAGCAAGGATGCGCCACAGACGGCGTATTCCTCGGGCGCAAAAGCGCGTAAAAACCTGCCATTAGAGTCCAACGCTCGTGACTGGTAACGCCAGAAGGCGTGGGATTAACTAACGACGGCCACAGTTCGGGTGCAAAACCGGATGTCCGCCAACAGCGGCTCAGACTGCGCGCTTcagcggaaaggggggggggggggggggggggcaggcacgTGCCGTGGCGGAAGCAAATCGCCGCGCGGTGAAACGCAACGGCCTCGCTCGGCGCTTGCGACAGCGCCGCCCCGAGGCATCCATCCGACGTAAACATTAGCGGGGCGCGGCTGCAGCAGTGCCTCCTTTGGACGCGGCTCGGGTGCGCGACGCACAGGTCAATTGATATTCATTCGCGGGCAGCGCAGAGCGAGCGAAATGACGACACGGGCGCCACAAGCGAACGCCGCCTCCTCTCCGTTGACGTCGACGGGCCGCCGACATTGCGATACAACTGCCGCGCATTACAGGCTCGCAGGGAGAATTCACGAACGCCCTCAGCCTCTCATTTTCCTCCTATGATTCCGCTCTCCTATGACGCAAGGCGGTCGAACGATCGAGGTTCATCCCCAGACGGGTGACAGCCTTGAGTGCTTGGCACCCTGGTGACGACGGCAGAGAATTGAGTCCTCTGCGTAAGACAGGGTGATGGGTCGGCGACTCGAAATGTGCGCTGCACCCGACCCTACGAGGCGACGGGGGAAGCAGAGGTGAGGAGAAAGGGGTGAGTGTAGAAAGCGGCGAGTGTCCCCGATCACGAGACTACCGGCGCCATGTCGTCGCTGCGCAGTGAAGCGCCTGTAGCTTGCGGCAGGCACACGACCTTCGctgcgccgcctgcagctgcgAGGCAGAGCGAGCAAAGGCGGAGCCTTTCTCCACACGACAGAAAGCAGCTGGTCACTTCGGCGGACACTGCAAGCATGGTCCCTTCGGCTACCAAAGGGTACTGCAGTCCAGTCAGGGGTAGGAAGCTTCATTTATATGCCGTTATCCAGCCAATACATACGCCAATTCATCGCATAGTGGCCGGAGTAAAGACAACTGGAGCGTCATATCATGATCATGGCATCGACatctagcagaaaaaaaaaatacctcatCCCcgggcgggattcgaaccaccgccAGCAAACTGCTCTACCTCAGAAAATCCGGCAGTCGCCGCAGCCTCTCGCGCTGTGTGCATGTGTGATTCAGTTAAAACTTCAGTTCCCCAGTGCGCTGAAGTAattgaaaccaaaactgaaagGAGTTTCCGATCCCTGGCCCCCGTCATGACCAGACGACATCACGAGGACCTAATAGACAGCCAAATGAGTGGGCCAGCAGTTTACTCCCGCACGCTATCCTACCATGCCTCAGGAGAGACCTATTTGCCCAAAGCAACTGAGCGAAACAGGAGAGCGGCTCTTCCCTTGTACTGGATGCGCAGGGCTGTCAACGAACGCGACAACAGCCGCGTCTGCCACTCGACGCTGGAGACATGCGACGCCACCCCGAAAATGTGCAGCCACCTCAGCGGAATCGCTTTACCGTCACCTCCGAACAATGGCAGGGCTCGCTCCAAGCGTTCGGTGAACCAATGACGTCATCCTAGCAGTGAGCGACAACCTGAGGGTGGTACTTTCATCACTATCTGGCTCTTGAATCGCGCGGTCCTCCCACACCGGATCACGGAACGCTGCCGCGAACGTCTTTTCGGTGCTCGCGCGTGGCGCAAGCTCTTGGCGGGAAAGCGCACCCGCGGGGTGCAGCGCTCCCTCGGGCTGCCAAGCGGTCGACGCTGCCACTCACGGGCATTGTTGTCTTTCGCGGCGCAGCTGCCAAGTCACGTCGTGCGCCGAAGACGGACGCCGAGTCGCGAGACGCGGTGTCTGCGCGGCAGGCCCGCGTGCgctcttcgcgctgcagtggcGCCAATGTCACGTGAAGGTCACAGCGGCGACGAGCCACCTGTGCGTCGCCCGGAAAAGGCGCGCTTGGCGGCAGCTGTTGCTTTAGCCGCGCGCGACCTCGCGACAGATGCAGCGCGCTCACGGGGGTGGAACCGTAcactgccagaaagaagaggGGAAGAACGTCAAAATTTGGCGTCGTGGTCCGACCTGCCTGCCCGTACGCGAGAGCTGCAGGAGACGCAAAGTGTCGCGAGCCTCCCACCGCTCTCGCTCGTAGGCGCGTGCGACACAGCGCGCAATGCAATCCGAACGCGATCGGCGAGGCCGACTCGACCGAACAGACCTCACTCCCGCGTTCGCAGTGGACGCAGATTTCCCTCTGCGGTGCACTTTGTTTGTTTGTCTGCCCGGGAAGCAAATTGATTTTTTGCAGTGTCGCCAAGAGGCTCTTCCCACGCGCGACACACCCGCGGAGAAAAGCGAGACAGATGAGATGGACCGCACCACCGGAGGCAAGATCGCAACGAAGGACGACCAGAGGCAAACTTCAACCACCAGGGTGCGCCGAGAGCTCCGAGGCAGCGCAACGCCGCAGGTAGTCGCGTGAAACCAGTTCAACACGTTGAGACGCACGGGCGAAATCCAATCACCGCATGCTGCCATCGCCAGTCAAGACAGCGATTCAGGTCGCACAGCATCGAGGTGTCATCGACGTAGCTACCGAGACAGACCAGCCTCGCGAACACATTAAACAAGCGCAGTGGTTGAACACTGTTTACAATGCTGCGTGAGATAGTAACGCGTTGAAATTTCGACACAAAACGTGGAGGGCGTGGCCTTTGATGACCACTCCGAGGGAATCCAGGCAACGTCGCCTGCTGGCAGCGCGTGCATTACATCGCTCGTATGAATGCGGCGAATGGCCCCAGCAGCTGTGTGCTGTGACAACCCGCCGAAGGACTGAGTTCGCAGATCCGTTCAACAGCAGCTCAAAACACCGCGTGTCACAAGTGTGATGCAGCGAACGCGCTCTGCCTACCCTTTTAAACCATTTGCCCGAGTGAAACACACGCGAACACGGAAGCCTGCTGCTGATGTATGCAGCGATTGTAAAACAACCGCTTAAATTAGCGGATGAAACAACCGCCAAGCCGGGATTTGCAGTGTTACGTCCAAAATCAGCCAGATTGCCGTAGAGCACATCTTCGGAACCACTACGACAGGTCAGCCCCTATGGACTTGCACGCCAATGTCGAAATGTTTCGTGTCCTCTTTCATTAGCCCCCGCCGTCATCAAGAGCCCCTCGAGGTCGCGCAACAAATAATCTGCTCCGCAATCGCACGGTCCGAAACGGGGCGAACTATTTCTGGCTCAAGTTAAGGAGCGAGAAAAACCTCACGGCCGAATATCTGCAGTCGGCTGAGCAAGCTCTTCGAAAACGTCCGCACCGTTGCGTGCCAGCGTTGTCACAATGCGCAACAAAGACGCGTGCAGAACAAATTGAGCAACGACAGTTTTCGAGAAAATATGCCGCAACTAACCGATGCACACGGTAACGTCTCGTAAGGCTGAGGAGGAAACAAAGCGCAAGTCCTTAGCCATCGTTGCACGGGGTTTCATGGAGAGAGGAAAGCTTCCTTTTAACATACTCCCTCAGGCGTGGTACTCCGGCTGACGTCCGTCTGAAGTCCCATAATGTTATGCCTTTACATGTACCGAGACTCTTGCAGGGGCTACTCGGAGGTTGCACGCTTCGCGCGACAACGCAACCTCCCCCAACGATTCAATTCAATTTCGTTTCGCATTTTTttacaaacacaaaaaaatgCGACCATGAACACAGAACGGCGCTAAGTGTGCGTGCCAGTCCGTGGAACGTTTCCGCCAACACTACAAACCATAAAACAGACGGGAAGAAAACGACCCCGCTGGAATAActcaccaagaaaaaaaaacgctagttTTTAGGGGACAAACTGTTTTGCACCTCAATGACTCGCGGCTGCCAAGGTGCTTCCTCAAACACCTCGCGGGCGGGCCGGAAACGAGGCTAGGATTAGCCAGCGACACTTAAAGGACGGCTTTGGGCTTGCCTCACTCGAGAGTGGCCATAAGCGCCTGCCCCGCGGCGGCCTACAAATGGGAAATTCAGTCATTCGAGCAGCGCTTAAACCACGAAGCCCAATGCAATCAGTAACGTGAGACTGGAGCAAACCAGACAGCCCTGTACGGTTTCTACAGTCGCACAGAATATGCTGGGCTCGTTAGGTGACTGTCACGACATCGgtcgtggcattttttttttgtttttttttttttcgccgaggCGAACGACTCCAGCATTTTGAGCTCGCCAGCTTTGCGGCGCGTGCTTGGGGCACAGCATTGCGACACGAACGGGTGGCTCGGTTAATGGACTCGGCTGCTGCCGCCGTCGTTAGTCCACCAAGGCTGACGAGCAGGCAacggtgtgtttgtgtgtgcgcgtacgcgcgcgcgcgccccgGGGGCGAATGACGCCGCGACGGCCGCCGAGCCGAAAATTGGAAGCGGCGGACGCGAAACCACGGGGCCTATCATCTTTTCTCTGGAAGCGCTCCGTCCAAGGGTTCCGTCCCCCTGTCAGCCAGAAACTGGTTCGCACGCTGCGAGACAAATGACAGCCCTCGCGGCGCAGCTGCGTGTCGTTAACCCGCAGCCCGGGCGGGTCCTCTCTCCGAGACAGGCGGCGGACTTCACAGGGCTTGGCCCCGAGGATCGATGGCACCGCGGCTCTTGACCGATTGAGCGCGGCCTTGGCCGCCATATCCGTCTTCTGGCGCGAACGCGGTCGTCCCAAAGCAGCCAAGAGGGAGCCGAAACGTCGCGCCCGTCACCCTTGAGCTACTTGGTGGCCCATAGAGAGAACGGGGTTGACGCAACCCGTAGCGCCCAGCTGCGCGCG comes from the Amblyomma americanum isolate KBUSLIRL-KWMA chromosome 1, ASM5285725v1, whole genome shotgun sequence genome and includes:
- the Hex-A gene encoding hexokinase A; this translates as MMSEKRKKVEAMTRDLELPNDVLQKVSAKLLDEFNKGLGKETHKSAEVKMFVTYVRDVPNGSEGGTFLALDLGGTNFRVLLIDIDGDRFSMQNEIYAIPQEIMLGTGEELFDHIADCLSKFMDKYKVKNKPLPLGFTFSFPCRQEGLTVARLVHWTKGFKCSGVENEDVVHLLRNAIKKRKDIDIDVMAVVNDTTGTLMSCAHKNKQCRLGLIVGTGTNACYMEKLENVELWDGDNEEPRQVIINTEWGAFGDHGSLEFVRTRYDREIDSASLNPGKQLFEKMISGMYMGELVRRVLVHLAEENLMFSSKLSEKMKTPYLFKTKYISQIESEPRGVYDEAHSVLVKMDMVGTDEDCECLKLICSRVSSRAAHLVSAAVATILNKMKRPHTTVGVDGSVYRFHPRFHALMEAKIAELANPQYKFDLMLSEDGSGRGAALVAAVAVRTVKEKAAKK